The Erigeron canadensis isolate Cc75 chromosome 4, C_canadensis_v1, whole genome shotgun sequence genome window below encodes:
- the LOC122596039 gene encoding ankyrin repeat domain-containing protein 2B-like, whose amino-acid sequence MSQVNEKDAAAAAVKPEEKSTDEKADSVTKKTSSESSSSDIPAMPTMPGAGAGFPGNPFDFSSMAGLLNDPSIKELAEQIAKDPSFNQMAEQLQQTFHGADEGIPQFDTQQYYSTMQQVMQNPQFMNMAERLGSAMMQDPSMSQMLESLSNPAQKDQLEERMARIKEDPALKPILEEIESGGPTAMMRYWNDQDVLKKLGEAMGLAVTEDGTGTASAGNPVADEAEEEGNEDESIVHQTASVGDVEGLKKALESGADKDEEDAEGRTALHFACGYGEMKCAQVLLEAGAKVDALDKNKNTALHYAAGYGRKECVALLLDNGAAVTLQNMDGKTPIDVAKLNNQNDVLKLLEKDAFL is encoded by the exons ATGTCTCAG GTCAATGAGAAagatgctgctgctgctgcagtCAAACCTGAAGAGAAATCTACTG ACGAAAAGGCTGATTCTGTCACAAAGAAAACTTCCTCAGAATCAAGCTCCTCAGATATACCTGCTATGCCGACCATGCCTGGAGCTGGCGCCGGATTCCCTGGAAATCCTTTTGACTTTTCATCTATGGCTGGTCTACTTAAT GATCCAAGCATTAAGGAGTTAGCTgagcaaatagcaaaagatccCTCGTTCAATCAAATGGCTGAGCAACTTCAGCAAACTTTTCACGGTGCTGATGAAGGAATTCCCCAGTTCGATACACAACAGTATTATTCCACCATGCAGCAAGTGATGCAAAATCCTCAATTCATGAACATGGCTGAGCGCCTTGGTAGTGCCATGATGCAG GATCCATCGATGTCTCAGATGCTTGAGAGTTTATCGAATCCAGCTCAAAAGGATCAGCTTGAAGAAAGGATGGCCCGTATCAAAGAGGATCCAGCCCTGAAACCTATTTTAGAAGAGATAGAATCTGGAGGTCCAACAGCTATGATGAG GTACTGGAATGATCAAGATGTTCTAAAGAAACTGGGTGAAGCAATGGGTCTTGCAGTCACTGAAGATGGTACTGGAACAGCTTCGGCTGGAAATCCAGTAGCAGATGAAGCTGAAGAGGAAGGAAATGAGGACGAGTCTATTGTACATCAGACAGCTAGTGTTGGTGATGTTGAG GGACTGAAGAAGGCGTTAGAGTCTGGCGCTGataaagatgaagaagatgcagAGGGAAGGACAGCATTACATTTTGCTTGTGGATATGGGGAG ATGAAATGTGCTCAAGTACTTCTTGAGGCTGGAGCAAAGGTGGATGCATTAGATAAGAACAAGAACACAGCTCTTCATTATGCAGCTGGTTATGGAAGAAAAGAATGTGTAGCTCTCTTGCTTGATAATGGCGCAGCAGT AACCTTGCAAAACATGGATGGAAAAACACCTATCGATGTTGCGAAACTCAACAACCAAAATGACGTATTGAAGCTGCTCGAGAAGGATGCTTTTCTATAA
- the LOC122597833 gene encoding uncharacterized protein LOC122597833 has translation MEALIDQFTFLSDQALNDKNFDPSTIEELMRLFELDSYNAWAAMELEYETEVAEAENSLQEAEDYLNSAMEDAMEEFRKFEEEMELEATKQLQGLLAIGESARRLGKSMEKAANYASNKYVEAALNAATASMKSAMKSVSNKSKKVHPS, from the coding sequence ATGGAAGCCTTAATCGACCAGTTCACATTTCTCTCGGATCAAGCTCTGAATGACAAAAACTTCGACCCGTCAACCATTGAAGAGCTCATGAGACTATTCGAGCTCGACTCATACAACGCATGGGCTGCAATGGAGCTCGAGTACGAAACAGAAGTGGCAGAGGCCGAGAACTCGCTGCAAGAGGCCGAAGATTATCTGAATTCTGCTATGGAAGATGCAATGGAAGAATTTAGAAAGTTTGAAGAGGAAATGGAGCTCGAGGCGACTAAACAGCTACAAGGACTATTGGCCATTGGTGAAAGTGCTAGAAGACTTGGCAAGTCCATGGAAAAAGCTGCCAATTATGCTTCGAATAAGTACGTTGAGGCTGCGTTGAATGCGGCTACCGCTTCTATGAAATCGGCTATGAAGAGTGTTTCTAATAAGTCGAAAAAAGTCCATCCTTCTTAA
- the LOC122598561 gene encoding transmembrane emp24 domain-containing protein p24delta3-like yields the protein MAKKARILLLQGVILLMLILVQKGDCIWLNLPKSGKKCVTEEIHNNVVVLADYVVISDVHIHPTPSITTKVTSPYGNILHHKENATHGQFAFTTTEAGQYLVCFWADDPNQGGALSVNIDWKTGIAAKDWESVARKEKIEGVELELRKLEAHVEAIHDNLLYLKNREAEIRQVSETTNSRVAWYSLLSLGICIMVSGAQLWYLTRFFQKKKLI from the exons ATGGCAAAGAAAGCTAGGATATTATTGCTGCAGGGGGTAATCTTGTTAATGTTAATTTTGGTGCAAAAAGGTGATTGCATATGGTTAAATTTACCTAAATCCGGAAAGAAATGTGTTACGGAAGAGATCCATAACAATGTCGTCGTTTTGGCTGATTACGTCGTTATCTCTGATGTTCATATTCATCCAACTCCTTCCATCACCACCAAG GTTACATCACCTTATGGAAACATCCTTCACCATAAGGAGAATGCAACTCACGGTCAATTTGCATTCACTACAACTGAGGCCGGGCAGTATCTCGTGTGTTTCTGGGCAGATGACCCTAATCAAGGTGGAGCTTTAAGTGTTAACATCGACTGGAAAACCGGAATTGCAGCAAAAGATTGGGAGTCGGTtgcaagaaaagaaaaaattgag GGTGTTGAGCTTGAGTTAAGAAAGCTTGAAGCACATGTGGAGGCTATTCACGATAATCTTCTCTACCTCAAGAACAG AGAGGCGGAGATAAGACAAGTGAGTGAAACTACAAATTCCAGAGTTGCCTGGTACAGTTTATTGTCATTAGGTATTTGCATTATGGTTTCTGGTGCACAGCTGTGGTACTTGACGCGGTTCTTCCAAAAGAAGAAACTGATCTAG